Genomic DNA from Polyodon spathula isolate WHYD16114869_AA chromosome 8, ASM1765450v1, whole genome shotgun sequence:
aacatctaCAGCCATCTTTCAGCAATATCAGCAGAAACACAGACTTCACGAGTCTTGGAGAACTACAAGCCTTAACGCCGAATGCAGATAAAGCTGTCTTTCAAGGTGTAACAAAACATATGGACTGGACATTTCGTGTTTTGTGGGAAACTATTGTCCCCTCACGTTGATAGTATCCTCCAGGGAACAGCATGGCCCTCAGCACTTGGCTTCGAGCAACACAATCTCCTCTCAAAACACGACATTCCATTCTGGGACAACAGTTTTCAACTACACGCATCAACTCCAGGccttatttgtatgtgtttacaaATACAACACTGGTTAACAAAACACTTATTTTCAAATGCTGCCTTTTTTTTATGGTGCAACAATTAAccaatgcatcgattattgatcatctatccttaaatttccagagcttcgattacatattggtgaatcgaggCATAAAATTAGAATCCAGTTTGAAATCTCCTGTTGCTGGTTTGCATTAAGACCTTGAGTGTGCATCTTTTGGTGCTATTACGGCAGAAACAACATcagcgcgttgctaggatacgcACTTTAGGCCTCAACATTCACGCTAGATATATAAAATTAGTTGAGTTGCTTCACTGGTGAGTATGCATTTTTTTGCACTAAATTCTTAATCTTCTTCatcattttcttcttcttggtcATAGGCTGGAAACCTAGTgccattgtttattattattattattattattatttacttattttacatCAAAACTTGCTCGAAAACTCACCAGATTTGGTAggttggtagatgcttatgggaagatggaaaatgctAATGAACATATGTCGTAAGTCACATAGTTTGGCtgccatattggattgaaaaaaaaacaaaaacattttgactaaatGACTAAATGTAAAAATCCGTCTTTCGCAAACCACTTATTTCAGAGTGCTGAAAGTTGAAAAAACTTGctgagggatagtccaagattaactggtaTTCGTAAGAAGCTGAACAGTTGTGTGGTACGGCAATCATGCTGCATGATGGAAAAATCGCACAGTACAGACGTCATAATCACAAAATACAAAGATCTTCTCCCAAACCGCTAGCccgattgaaccaaaaattggcacacaCGATCCTAGTGTTGTTGTCTTTAAaggttgttcaagggaagttgctacaataaaaaaaaacatggctgccacgttggatgacatcatcaacttacaaaactggcttataactcatTGTAGAGTGCAGacagggtcatggttactatggaacacacatatagtaacccatgtatgcatTCTGTACCATTTGCTAAGGTGTTTGgtactggaagctgtaaagttCTTGGCAActctagtttttattattatcacacTGTTACAGGTACATCTGATGTGGATGCAcgcatatttttttcagttgttaaCTCAAGTCCTTTAAAATAATTGGAAGTGTTCTAAGTTGAATGCaagctgtgcatttttgtttaactattatgcacaagtgtttttagttattaaatcttctgttaaaaaaaactaaagtttgctctttattttgaaacaaaatgtcaatccatcgattatcgttgataaatgcctatacgataaATCGAATAAGAATTTAGGTTGCCGACTGCACTACTACTTTTTATAGTGTGCACAATAATGATATTTTCCATCTCTCAGCTCTGTGCACTAATATATTCCCCTAGACTTCCATCTAAAttatttataccattttatttgacTTCTTGTCCTGACTTGTGTGTCTGTAGTTAAATCGGGAAATTGTTcttttattatatattgataAGGGAGACAGAATGAGTCATAATAGCATACTTTATGGGCAGAACTAAATGGATTCTGGCAAAATCCAAACCACTCTGCAGCATTCTTTATTTTCAGTGGTTTTTCGTCATCCTAAGACACCTGCAGACAAAACACCCTGTAGAAAAGCACTGCTCAGAGGCATGAGATTGACCCAGAAATCAAAAGTTGCACAATTTTCAACAACTTCTGGACACTTTTTCTgttcacttattttttaattattacatagCCATTATATCAATTAGACTACATGTTAACAATAAAGGGGTCATCCATGCTCATCagttaataaacagaacaaatatGGCTTACTCCATAGCTGTTTACTGAGCACATATTAGTCGTTTACAGTACATGTGAGGACAGCCAGATTAAACTTTTTATGCTCGTGTTATTATAGCTCACTTAATGTTTAATTTGAGGTAGTGACTACCTGGCCCGTATGGGTTTAACGTATAAAAATCCATGGTCTTGTGAATTTGTAGACTATTCTGGTAGAaaggcatttaaaatgtaattttctgtagCAGCATGTCATTATTTACTTACTGTTGATCGCAGGTGAGGTGGTTTATTTATTGGCTGTacaattcttctttgttcagtATTCTTTGCTTGTTGGTCTGCAAGATATTCCTTTGACAAGAGACCTTTTGCAACCATTTCCTTTAAATAGgaagtgaaatttaaaaaaaaaaaaaaaaaaaaacacattttaaacataatataatgTAAATTCTTGACCCAACTTGAAATGCCCAATTCGAATGTCACCTCACGACTTACTAATCAGGAAGACTCAACATTAGGTAAGAAACATACATTCCTCCAATAGAGGAAAGGGCCCATTCTGGGACATGTCTGGCTGGTCTGGTGGGGAGCCTGGCCAGCAGGTTGCTGAAGTACAGTGAGGAAAACTAACCACAGATGATATTCCCCTCCCAAATAGCAGGAGTGCAAAGTTCTACTTTAGTGTTTCTGTCGGCCCCAAGTCAAGATtgacaaaaaagacaaatatttgaATCAACAAGCTCTTGATCACCAGACTCACTCTgctttactggatgagccactgCGGACCCCCAGCAGatcacagtaattagagatgtgCTTCAAAACTTTCATGAGTAAGACAGAAAATCGATAACACTCCGGAACACAACGTCTATGAATTGACAATTTGCCTTCACTGACTGTAAATGCATTTCAGCCAATTTAAAGAGATGAACTATACCTCCGATAGACCCATTCTTATGTCTTTAACTTGGTTATATCCATTTACACTTCGATAACAATGTATTACATACTGGGTTTGACATTATCGTATACTGTGTATAAAAATGCTTACATACATTATTGATTTTTCGCGAAGCAATGCGTCTGTTCAGTAACAAAGCTAAAGTTTCGGTGGTTTCATCAAACAAAGGACCAAGGTCCAAAGTCGTAATTCTACACAAGTTTCAGCCGTTTTATAGATTGATTTTCTCCTTACTAtagaaatgttatgttttgtaGACAAATCCACTTGTTTCTAATATTTCAAGTTTGTCACTTCAAACTTatgaatgtgaaatatatatatatatatatatatatatatatatatatatatatatatatatatatatatatatatatatatatatatattatatatatatttttcaaataaatatttgagtaCAGACAAAATATTTGATATTTAAGAATTCaatctaaaatataaatgtatttgtatgagGTCTCAAAACAACTTTGAGAACTCTGACaaactttttaaatcttttgaatacttttcaattcacattttttgcaaaaaatgtgaTGAAGTGAATAATTGCAgccatctatttcttgtaactttttcctcatccacaaaagcaaaacttttgccacaAAAGATTTTTGAACTTTTGTGGTAAGCAAAAACTTGATTTGAtaaaatgttgaataaaacaAGTGATTATTTAACTATCATGAGAATATTTTAAGTCCTATAATTATCAATATTTTCAACATGACATGTTTCATTGTTAAGATTTGTTTACTAATCTATATTCTCTATCATGATGATCTTCTAAAGTTTTCCAACTAGCACTTATAACTAAAAATAGCTGTATAAAtagttgtggcagagcagagctctgccctttataaattggcagtcatggggttaaattcccctacctgcctgggtttattgtgttcaggtggctggggttgattacagtaattaacgatcaatcagcacccagccacctgacataaaaggaggcctcggcTTCCCATTacggagaggagggagctgaggaagcaagctggtgtttgtgcttgctgtttttggtttgctggttttgtgattattttttttttgatccagTGATGGCATCGCCCAgcttggaaacctttatttttctaagttttactttgtgtttcgttatgtgtgtttaaatacccttgtgcacttttattttgtgcttatttataataaaagtagtattttttttgaactgcagtctgtctctgggcctctattcactcgccagcctgtcacaatagtattaaaaaaaaaaaaagaagatgattGCAACCCAATTAGTTTTGAATCTCCAAAAAGTAAAACAGGCAGTGTTCTAGatggttggttggtttgtttgttttatatatatatatatatatatatatatatatatatatatatatataaaatgggataCTTCTATTGGGTTCCTGACAGTTCTGGCAGTGTATGTAGTTCATGGTTCTTTGCATAATAGGCACCAGTACTGAATTGTCTAAACAAATTAGCAACTTTGTTGAACAAATAACTTACAGCAAAGCCCTATTTTGATGTTACATGCAGAAAAATGAGTACTAGTAGTTTTTATCATGTGTACATGTTATGTTGTGGTTGACTACATGAACCGTCTACATTCAAAGTTATAAGCTGTTATAATCTTATTACCTGTCATGCACATTCACTGTATCGGGCTCAAATGTgcattttggaaagaaatgttacaacaaacatgtattttaatttaaacacatgACATCTAGTACAACACTTGGTTAAGAAAGTTCTGTCTCTTTGCCTtgccacagcaaaaaaaaaaaatcttactggctgcaaagcaagtCAGTCATTAGGGAAAGCATCTAGTTTGTTACTGAAACCAAAGGTGGTCTTGAAAGGGCAGGGAAATGACTAAGGGAGTCCGTGACAACTTGAAAacaaagatttctttaacctaatgtattACTAGAtagcatgctttaaaataaaacatatctttGTTGTGACAAGCGTTTCTTTTAGAACTGCACATGTACATAGTGAATGGATATGCTTGAGAACTGGATTCACTTTCAGATTTAAATGTTGCATCTCCCTTTTCAATCTTACCTTCTTTAGCCTCTTTCAGTTTACCAAGTGCTGCTCTTGCAGTCCCCCGCCTGGCAAAAGCCTTTGAGTAAGTGCCATCCAGTGCTATAGCACTGCTGCAGTCATCTTCTGCCTCAGCATACCTGAAGAAAACTATCATAGTAACACTATGGAGGGAACAGtcgtgaccccccccccccccccccccaaaagatcCCACTGCATTTTGTTGGACCAGCATACTTGATTACAAAGAATATTAAAATCGGCATGTATTGTTTTACACAGTTGTATGATAAAACATTACTCAGCAATATTGTGGGTCTTAAATTAAATGAGTTATAATATACACTTATTCTATTAGCCTATATAAGTATAAGTCAATACATTAAAGCATGATTTTTGTGTATGGCCCTATGTGAACAAATATCTTACTTTTGAAGCTTTAAATAGGCCATGGCCCTGTTTGCTGGTAAAAGTGCATTAGTGCCATCTGCTGCCATTCCTTTGGCATAGCACTCTATCGCTGCTTCATATTTTCCTTCTTTGAAATAACCATTGccctgacaaaaaacaaaaaaaccaattACAATCCACACTCTTTGGATGAAAGGATCTATGCAGTTTTGTTAGAGTTAAAGAACATTTATCTAAATGTGCATTTATTGTTAAGTATTTAGTTTTAAAACCTAGATCCCATTTAATCAATATGTTATTGGGGAATATATGTTTTCCTTAACCATTCAGCAAGATTACAGTAGATACTATATTAGCAAGATATATGTATGTTCTATCTGAAAAGCATGACAATGTACACAGTACCAAAAGACGGCTCCTAGAGACGGGTCCATCTAATTGTGCAAATATTTCTAGCCCTACTTACAAGATCTTTCTGAGTAATTGCTTGCTGTTTAGCCTGCTGCTGTTCTATTCTTTTCTTCTCGTTCTCATCAACCACTGCTTCCTTTTCTTTGCTGTCTGACACATGCTCATGTGAAGCCAGAatctacaggaaaaaaaagaaagtcagacTAAAAAAACGTTGGCAACgttaatattttataacatatGAAAAATATACTGTATCTTGCTAAAATATTTGCCACACTAGACCAAATCCCAACCTGGTTTAATTATATTATCCGTTTGAGAATGGACATTGAGATATGGCAACAAATGTAGGCCACTTGTCACGTCTACTTCAAAGGAATATTGAGGGCCTCTTTCCAGACCCTATTGTCTACCTGATAAACTTGCATGCAGTGGCTTAAAGCCAAGTAATGGATTGCAATGGAGACTAACCACCCACTGAGAAGTTAACCCATAAAGAGAATGTAAGCACTTTGGTGGGACTATGTTATTGTTAATGGCCATCTTCTTCAGTCAATGTGACATGTTTCACAAGCATGacataaataaactattaaacaaGGCGTATCAGCAAACATTTACCAAGCTAAGGATATAAACAGAGTTGAAAAGTAGTTCTGAGTCAACCAGTAATTAGTACTGTAAAAAACAGATCACTAAGAGTTTACGCAACGTGAAATATCACGTTATAACAAACGTCTATATCCTCTAGAACAAATATTTAAGCAATATCAAAATATCACTAACATACCTTGTGtattttcttcagttcattctgTGCTTCAAAGTTTTCAGGATCCAGCTTCAGAACCATCTCataatcttaaaaaacaaaagtcaacTGATGTGTTAATGCAAGCAAACATCATTATCTTTTCTGACTtctacaaatacaaacacaataatacataatGTTGTATAGATATGTTTGACAGATGACTCCATGTACATTTCTACCAATGTAGCTGACATACCTTCTTTAGCACCCTCGTTTTTTTTTTGAGCAAATCGAGCAGCTCCTCTTCTTGCATAAGCCTTGGTATAGTTTTTGTCGAGTGCAATGGCTAAATTACAGTCCGATTCAGCTACAGCATAccttcaaaaataaattattgaataCCTTAAAGTTAGACTACCAgcagaataatattttaataaaaaaaattacaccagCATGACATTTAAAAAGTGGGGTAAACGTTCAACTTAAATACGATGACAGCTTCaactattataaataaatacattaaatatcacCCAAATACAAAGTCTTCAAAATTAATGACTATTGTCCCAGTACAGCAGTTACTTACTTCTTTAGACGGAAGAAAGCAGCGGCTCTGTTTGTGGGGAGGACTGGATTGTAAGGATCTGCAGTCATACCTCTTGTGTAACATTCTATTGCATCGTCATATTTTCCTTCTTTGAAGAGATCATTGCCCTATACATtacaaaattgtaataaaaaaatactccTACAGTTTGTGTTAATTAAGTTATCCTTATGTCATAGAAAGTGTAGGTTCAACAGTAAAGCTGAACGTAAAACAAAATAGTGTTAgctacattttaacaaaatgtctGTTGAAAGTTACCTTGAAAGCAAATGGTTTTAAAACGAGTGGTCCTCAAAACTGTGAcgttaaataaatatgtacctAGTGTTGTGCCAGTGACACCAAAAATGGAAACTATCAtgatcctggagggccattccactaaATTTAACCTATAAAATTAAAAGGTCcggttggagttttttttttttttttttttttttttttaaatatatcatttagtcgtcaccattgtttttttttttttgtttttttaaccccggttttctccccaatttggaaatgCCCAATTACTAtcttttatcccagttcaccgctgcaaccccccggtGACTTGGGGAACAGAGGCTGAAaacgcatcctccgaaacgtgtttcTGCCAATCCAgaatttttcgcactgcggatccacagcgaagccaccagacgtatagtgccggaggacaacacagatctgaatggctccactgaaGACCTGCaagtgccctatcagccacagagGTCGTTAGTGAGCGGTGAATGTATGGTACATCCTGGATTCTAACCTATGATCTCGGCTATagggcatcctgcactccacgtggaacgcctttactggatgcgccactctaGTGTTGTTGCTAAGGGTTTAACATAAATCTTCGTACCTCTGCCATTTCACACTAAATGTGCTACACTGCCCATTTAATCTCAATATCAATGCCAAAAGACCTGGATGCTGCCGAGTTACTTTTGGTAAGGAATTTCCTGATACTACTGGTTTCAAGCTTACACCATAactatttaaactattttacaaAAGTTTTTAGTAATGAATAAAGACAGATAATCGTAATATGCAATCTGTGGCTTTTGTTTCAGTGTAAACTACATTGAAGTATACCGTGCACTTTGCATACAACGTACATCCTCTGTTTAGCCTGCCACAATGCTTCTAAAACTTGTGGAAGGGTGCACGTTTTATTCAGACAACTACAGTATCCCATTATATCTTCTGCATATACAGCATAGGCCTCTTTTCTTATACTGAAATCTGACAGACACAGAAGGCCAGTTGTAATTTGCACAaaggaaaaataacaaataactacATAAACATTAATCCTTTAATTAATCTTTTAGTTGGTGGTAACTAGATTTgcaacattaacagttttatagTCTGCCTCAAATAGTATGAGCCCAAAATAGGGATTCGCTGATggaggtaagaaaatgtattatttaaatgccTGAAGGTCCTAATTAGTAATTCAAAAGGTACAGCGATATTTATATCACCCACCGATTAGAATAATCCAACCGCACTGTCTAATAAATTAACAGCATAAATAATTAAACCCACTTTTTCTTTCTCAGAAAGTGCTTTATTTTTGTCTACATGAATCCCATCTTCTTCAGAGTCTGATTCATGTGATTCCTGTGTGCCGTCTTCTTTATCTAGATTTTCAAGTACTTTATCCTAAGaaaggagggggaaaaaaaagttgaaagttGTATATCCCCACATTGAAGATCATGTGAGTTTGCTCTCTGTGCACCGCTATAGTTTTTttagaagacaaaaaaaatcacaaaaacttGAACAAGAACATTTATTACTTGATGCAGCATTAAGACGCCAAAGACATACTAGGTGTAAAGGTTTACTGTTAGCATGTTTATGCAAGAAGCAAGATATTTGCAACATCTTACGGCAGCAAACAAATGATGACACGTATAAGATTTAACAATTATGGTTAATATATTCAGACGTTGTTGTTTGTACAAGTTAATCAAATTTATACAGCAAGGCTCTGCAAGATTATCATTAATTCCAGTAAAATGTTGTCATTTGAAATAATGTCCTTTGCGTGGACAACACATTGAAGttagaaataaaaaatttaaaaaatcattgattaaaaataaataaaagaacgtTGCTGTACCTATTTTACGTAAGCTActtcaaaaaaaattatttattttcttcagggAAAACATAATATTCTGTAATGTTATAAAGCTACATCCATTGTTGCAAATCAGTGGGCAAGACTTAGgtacaattattaaaacaaaaacagaaaaagtcaAGGTTAACTTTTCAAATCTAATGCTGTGATCTGTTAGCACGAAACAACAGATATGACAGACTTTGATAAAGCCTCAGTTGCTGGGCTTCCACATACAAGGCTGAATATATTATTGAtgtttcacaagaaaaaaagtCTCAATGTGATGATTCTCGGGGTTACTCCAGAACAATTTACAGTAAACACTTTGACACATTAAATTAGTGCCATCTACTGCCCATACTGTCCCTATAATATTGACATGTGTGTTTGTACAGTAACTTATTCAGTCTCTGTACCCATGCTTCAAAAGGTAcaacaatgtttttggtttctatCGGTAcaatattttcagaatatttacCATACAGAGTTCAAGAGCTTTTGACCTAATAAATGCGGGCTTACTTACCACATCAAATTTGTCCCATGCTTGGTAATCATACGATTTAATTCTGGAAGCTTTCTCCTTT
This window encodes:
- the LOC121319142 gene encoding RNA polymerase II-associated protein 3-like, which gives rise to MASQNKAVELQLQMRQNAEELQDFMRDLGSWEKDIKKKDEELRKESGVEPEMQSLPPVRNKDYKSKKKDKSKVAANNTKNEKEKASRIKSYDYQAWDKFDVDKVLENLDKEDGTQESHESDSEEDGIHVDKNKALSEKEKGNDLFKEGKYDDAIECYTRGMTADPYNPVLPTNRAAAFFRLKKYAVAESDCNLAIALDKNYTKAYARRGAARFAQKKNEGAKEDYEMVLKLDPENFEAQNELKKIHKILASHEHVSDSKEKEAVVDENEKKRIEQQQAKQQAITQKDLGNGYFKEGKYEAAIECYAKGMAADGTNALLPANRAMAYLKLQKYAEAEDDCSSAIALDGTYSKAFARRGTARAALGKLKEAKEGKIEKGDATFKSESESSSQAYPFTMYMCSSKRNACHNKDMFYFKACYLVIITTLDLGPLFDETTETLALLLNRRIASRKINNEMVAKGLLSKEYLADQQAKNTEQRRIVQPINKPPHLRSTKPLRRMVIEEVGGELPGTDLQLIANTSAECKAPFSVITELTGSKEAVECAPSAKMLKIEEISDIPADSCEREHLEDNAEKQSTVRFVTVENTADQKKLSPSIAESLSMPSPPANSFQLETDLRKLKAYPEMKYKYLKQIEPSAYPKLFQKSLEPDIFNQILNILHTSYTMHDEHSVILEILKNLAEVKRFDMAVMFMSAAEKTVVQELFNCVHQAGLEDDLVRSLKKKYGI